The following are from one region of the Corythoichthys intestinalis isolate RoL2023-P3 chromosome 17, ASM3026506v1, whole genome shotgun sequence genome:
- the LOC130905342 gene encoding uncharacterized protein KIAA2026 isoform X1, translating to MSLESTWTRTGADDMDLETSEDCLSNGVSVAPRDYPATSNDGMSDFSNSDISLPEVCVTTNFEENMSHEVQQAYRIFSCFLLDKHKAVAGLFLHAVGHQEAQCGVGGVCAPGQARLKQSMCLRSMEEKFVNQEYQSITEFVADFRLMLENCYRYHGVDHWLSKQAQKMEIMLEQKLTLLSRTLREKTTLAVTSKGRFGSEEERAQGGTSTRRRMSSRSLATITVGGHESVMVQTLRLEEQQRAKEEKRQRDLEKKEAEEISAKAIEEWEQTLLLQASPYTVDTLWELPAVGHFLCLAQTVLNLPEIVFFELERCLLMPRCSSLLSKIMSSLLSPWQRRATLHRRPALPYRRWEAELRLRIKSWYRSIGCARDQPARAEQLGLCHQFFYNLGKTSPLEEKPFHSLPFRQRVWLLKGLCDHVYETQKDVQDAVLAQPIHECRESILGYDSRDNAYIHFPHFCGADLRIYCQSPCTPPAFPFPSSLVRRLEEYAEDSDALKDKDGNPGSAMYVNTSGDLVKTLKYFTGENGDGKKHKESVRFWPAKKEDERCESESSDGHSSDESSQNCRTRSFVSRGCIKQETIELDYRSTTLEKGRSKGSVCTIKEETQDPCLNVGEHTYTGKKVESAKKIKAETSVEPSFKLVCTSLQELRDLISKTEDELDDLESTKKKLQDRWYLRKEAVKDLHSTLIRLLNELSPWEPKLLKAYHRNRLRLKKEFDEFKKHKEYSNFVREECVSSSSSSDNEDMSLLDHQQRSEDELEHVVPRHLLTGASTRDYDNESVGERSPRFAITNHEKHPETAEQQQTDGTNTAFALDSGPKSKCEMVQSNNDCNEGMPIDASSISKLHLVHPTTGQPKRYTAIPTLFAKSVGNKVTLMKLPVDYSAVDNPDRQSLRCSSSQPTTTVGNTKLQTQTYQSTSEQNSLHMEGECAIKQLEIDTVAATPIMTCLAKQCQTLLQNPLQVISNDPKGREQLFRKERSNLATTTEQPFLDRNRQEIIMQQVVNLPSIHVIHKSEEHQSKGTICLSTSVPGFTIPDHIQQVGPLKKTPTLSPSPRQQYSTQFTQPSQSSASHSVHQNPSSIVSTLAAALPPKPTDDKQELKTICIRDSQSILVTTRGGNTGIVKVQTSAAQNPLDNLPTSPIITISPQFKAFLVSKSAEASSVPFQKKPCPTTTVASVSVAQSHNQICPTLKSSAITKPTDPKCLTSKTSVDMVPGSNSSDDSTVSRIVYNPAQTLATHSLGIKSTADGIGQAGVISRTGLKRRSTDEQSKVAKCILVANSSSCASTLSVPKDESSTKQPLGSRLIVINKHSSKAPCALVGSGLNQATASGTEGQQLTMALSTQSLKMELSPGVDSKVLLKQTSSTLPPGLQIQVSGMTTATGHSIGTQSHCTFKKTSQSITDTVHSPVSTEQPASFTKSNTVTRNLGQVVTNASYTRSSKPSTFTIGSQLGSFTTNTTAGMSTCVLAGRSPAQVTSPVHVNPNPTSTATLVHYPSQLLAKETTPIISTSQKAPNKTEPYMSSATNTSTQSMGPTIGVNNAQQRIVISTSKPLAAGTQILLNNTCFIVPPQGLAPGSHVLIISSPSPQKVPNASGSCIGSAVPMQGVSQGPTTPQGQFLTGSQTRLPGVPGVISPFAGCIPVVPKNVQGPSQLSPKMNLVSASGLHVCSSALPVLSNPPQLAKRAAHVPSVITSGLGLDHSSTVRLATGTPLPAECSNTVSPVDVPALSRLPAPLSTLPSPISIPHSLSKVSATTRGSCIQPPLKSKITAPFVAHLGLGITTVSQQAASVIQVSADSLTSSVQNLPTSTVTQTESATDVKQRAYVLTLSPPSNTFQPITQLTTNPIHQPDALSNQTLVKPTLQKFHLGMANHVTNKLIISPSAILSSVQCQAKAAEPNVYPKQTALILTPKSSNGALHHQPTPSQPNN from the exons ATGTCTTTGGAATCTACATGGACAAGGACTGGAGCTGATGACATGGACCTCGAAACGTCCGAGGACTGTCTCAGCAATGGTGTCTCTGTAGCTCCCCGGGACTACCCGGCGACCAGCAACGATGGCATGTCCGACTTCTCCAATAGTGACATCTCACTCCCCGAAGTCTGCGTCACGACCAACTTTGAGGAGAACATGAGCCACGAGGTCCAGCAAGCCTACAGGATCTTTTCTTGCTTTCTCCTGGACAAACACAAGGCAGTTGCCGGCCTGTTCCTCCATGCCGTCGGGCATCAGGAGGCCCAGTGCGGCGTCGGTGGCGTCTGCGCTCCAGGTCAGGCGAGGCTTAAACAGTCTATGTGCTTGCGGAGCATGGAGGAGAAGTTTGTCAACCAGGAGTATCAGAGCATAACGGAGTTTGTGGCTGACTTCAGGCTAATGTTAGAGAACTGCTACCGCTACCATGGCGTGGACCACTGGctgtctaaacaggctcaaaagATGGAGATTATGCTTGAGCAGAAGCTCACACTCCTGTCCAG AACTCTTCGTGAGAAAACTACGTTGGCAGTGACCTCCAAAGGACGTTTTGGCTCAGAGGAGGAAAGAGCTCAGGGGGGAACCTCAACAAGGAGGCGAATGTCATCTCGAAGTCTGGCGACCATCACAGTTGGTGGGCATGAGTCTGTCATGGTGCAGACCCTCAGGTTGGAAGAGCAACAGAGGgccaaggaagaaaagag GCAACGTGATTTGGAGAAAAAAGAAGCTGAGGAAATTTCAGCCAAAGCAATTGAAGAGTGGGAGCAGACTTTGCTTTTGCAGGCATCACCTTACACTGTCGACACCTTGTGGGAACTCCCTGCTGTAGGCCACTTTCTATGCCTGGCCCAAACAGTTCTAAACCTTCCTGAGATTGTCTTCTTTGAGCTGGAGCGCTGTTTGCTGATGCCTCGCTGCAGCAGCCTGCTTTCCAAGATAATGTCATCCCTCCTTTCCCCATGGCAGCGACGGGCTACCTTGCACCGCCGTCCTGCTCTGCCGTACCGCCGCTGGGAGGCGGAGCTCAGGCTGCGGATCAAAAGCTGGTACCGGAGCATCGGTTGCGCCAGAGATCAACCGGCTCGGGCCGAGCAACTTGGACTTTGTCACCAATTTTTCTACAACCTTGGCAAGACGAGTCCCTTGGAGGAGAAGCCGTTTCACTCGCTGCCCTTCCGCCAGCGAGTGTGGCTTCTCAAGGGCTTGTGCGACCACGTGTACGAGACTCAAAAGGACGTTCAGGATGCCGTGCTGGCTCAACCCATACACGAGTGCAGGGAGTCTATTTTGGGCTACGACAGCAGGGACAACGCCTACATACATTTCCCTCACTTTTGCGGCGCAGACTTGCGGATCTACTGCCAGAGCCCCTGCACCCCACCTGCTTTTCCTTTCCCTTCATCGTTGGTGAGACGGCTTGAAGAATACGCTGAAGATTCTGACGCGCTCAAGGACAAGGACGGAAATCCTGGAAGCGCTATGTACGTTAATACCTCTGGTGATTTAGTGAAGACATTGAAGTATTTTACAGGGGAAAATGGGGATGGAAAGAAACACAAAGAAAGTGTCAGGTTCTGGCCGGCGAAGAAAGAGGATGAGAGGTGTGAGTCAGAGTCGTCGGATGGACACTCCAGTGATGAGTCAAGCCAAAATTGTCGTACTCGCTCCTTTGTTTCAAGAGGATGCATTAAACAAGAAACTATAGAGTTGGACTATCGATCCACAACACTAGAAAAGGGACGGTCCAAGGGCTCAGTATGTACTATTAAAGAAGAGACTCAAGATCCTTGTCTGAATGTAGGGGAACACACGTATACGG GAAAAAAGGTTGAATCTGCAAAGAAAATTAAAGCTGAGACTTCCGTTGAGCCGTCATTCAAG CTGGTTTGCACCAGTCTGCAAGAATTGCGAGATCTTATCAGCAAAACCGAGGACGAGCTTGATGACTTggagagcacaaaaaaaaaattg CAGGATCGATGGTACTTGAGAAAAGAAGCTGTGAAAGACCTCCACAGCACTCTAATCAGACTATTGAATGAGTTGTCACCCTGGGAACCAAAACTTTTGAAAGCATACCACAGAAATAG GCTTCGATTGAAGAAGGAGTTTGACGAATTCAAGAAGCATAAGGAGTACAGTAACTTTGTACGAGAGGAGTGTGTGTCATCATCGTCATCATCAGACAATGAAGATATGTCTTTGCTGGATCACCAACAGAGATCAGAAGATGAACTGGAACATGTGGTTCCCAGACATCTTTTGACTGGAG caAGCACCAGGGACTATGACAATGAATCTGTTGGCGAGAGGTCACCAAGGTTTGCAATCACAAATCACGAAAAACATCCGGAAACTGCTGAACAACAGCAGACTGACGGTACTAATACTGCTTTTGCCCTGGACAGTGGTCCGAAGTCTAAATGTGAAATGGTTCAGTCCAACAATGACTGCAATGAGGGAATGCCAATTGACGCTTCGTCGATATCCAAACTTCATCTAGTCCACCCCACCACAGGACAGCCCAAACGTTACACGGCCATTCCCACCCTGTTTGCTAAAAGTGTGGGCAAcaaagtgaccttaatgaaactGCCTGTCGATTACTCAGCGGTGGACAACCCTGATAGACAAAGCTTGCGATGTTCAAGCTCCCAGCCTACTACTACAGTGGGGAACACAAAACTACAAACACAAACCTATCAGTCCACCTCAGAACAAAACTCGCTACATATGGAAGGAGAATGTGCAATTAAACAACTGGAAATCGACACAGTGGCAGCAACTCCTATTATGACAtgtttggctaagcaatgccaGACTTTATTGCAGAATCCTCTCCAAGTGATATCTAACGATCCAAAGGGCAGGGAACAACTTTTCAGGAAAGAGAGAAGCAATCtagcaacaacaactgagcaacCTTTTTTGGACAGAAACAGACAGGAGATCATCATGCAACAGGTGGTGAATCTGCCTTCCATACATGTCATTCACAAATCCGAGGAGCACCAGTCAAAGGGAACCATTTGCTTGTCAACTAGTGTACCTGGCTTCACCATCCCTgaccacattcagcaagtgggtCCACTGAAGAAGACCCCTACCCTTTCCCCCTCTCCTCGTCAGCAGTACAGCACCCAGTTTACGCAGCCTTCCCAATCAAGCGCTTCACATAGTGTACATCAAAATCCTTCATCTATCGTATCCACTTTGGCCGCTGCTCTCCCCCCTAAACCTACAGACGATAAACAAGAACTTAAGACTATATGCATACGTGATTCACAGTCCATCCTCGTGACAACAAGGGGAGGCAACACTGGAATTGTCAAAGTCCAGACGTCAGCTGCCCAGAATCCACTGGATAATTTACCCACCAGTCCCATCATTACAATTTCACCTCAATTTAAAGCTTTCCTTGTATCCAAGAGTGCAGAGGCCTCTTCGGTCCCCTTTCAGAAGAAACCGTGTCCCACCACAACGGTGGCCAGTGTCTCTGTCGCCCAATCACATAACCAGATTTGTCCAACATTAAAGTCCTCTGCAATCACAAAGCCTACAGATCCAAAATGCTTGACTTCGAAAACATCTGTTGACATGGTTCCAGGATCCAACAGTTCGGATGATTCTACAGTTTCTAGAATCGTTTACAACCCAGCACAGACATTAGCTACCCATTCTCTTGGAATAAAAAGTACTGCTGATGGTATTGGACAAGCCGGTGTTATCAGTCGGACTGGTTTGAAGCGGCGCAGTACAGATGAGCAGTCTAAGGTGGCGAAATGTATCCTGGTTGCCAACTCCTCATCCTGTGCCTCTACTCTTTCTGTTCCAAAAGATGAATCCTCTACAAAGCAGCCTCTTGGATCAAGATTGATAGTCATTAACAAACACTCTTCAAAAGCACCCTGTGCTTTAGTGGGAAGTGGCCTAAATCAAGCCACAGCATCAGGAACTGAAGGACAACAGCTAACTATGGCATTATCAACTCAATCTTTGAAGATGGAATTAAGCCCTGGTGTTGACTCAAAAGTGCTATTGAAACAAACGAGTAGCACTCTCCCACCAG GTCTTCAGATCCAGGTGTCAGGGATGACAACAGCCACTGGACACTCAATCGGCACCCAGTcacattgcactttcaaaaagaCATCACAATCTATCACAGATACAGTGCATTCACCAGTTTCTACAGAACAACCAGCCTCATTTACAAAGTCAAATACTGTCACAAGAAATCTTGGCCAGGTTGTTACCAATGCCTCTTATACCAGATCCTCTAAACCATCTACTTTcacaatagggtcacaattaggcTCTTTCACAACTAATACTACAGCAGGTATGTCCACATGTGTATTGGCCGGCCGCTCTCCTGCTCAGGTAACCTCTCCTGTGCATGTCAACCCAAACCCAACCTCCACGGCTACACTTGTTCATTATCCCTCACAGCTATTGGCTAAAGAAACTACACCAATCATATCGACATCTCAGAAAGCTCCCAATAAAACCGAACCGTACATGTCCTCAGCTACCAACACCAGTACACAATCCATGGGCCCTACCATTGGGGTTAACAATGCCCAGCAGAGGATAGTCATCAGTACATCAAAGCCTCTAGCAGCTGGCACACAGATACTTCTCAATAACACCTGTTTTATAGTTCCTCCCCAGGGCTTAGCTCCAGGTAGCCATGTGCTCATCATCTCTAGTCCTTCGCCACAGAAAGTGCCTAATGCCAGTGGTAGCTGCATTGGGTCGGCAGTGCCTATGCAAGGAGTGAGTCAGGGTCCAACAACCCCTCAAGGACAATTTTTAACCGGGTCCCAAACTAGGTTGCCTGGTGTCCCAGGTGTGATTTCACCTTTTGCAGGTTGCATACCTGTTGTTCCAAAAAATGTCCAGGGACCATCTCAGTTATCACCTAAAATGAATCTTGTTTCTGCTTCGGGCTTACATGTTTGTTCCTCTGCGTTACCTGTGCTAAGCAACCCCCCTCAGTTAGCCAAACGAGCGGCCCACGTTCCTTCGGTCATTACCAGTGGCCTTGGTCTTGATCATTCTTCTACTGTTAGGTTGGCTACTGGTACGCCACTTCCTGCTGAATGTTCCAATACCGTTTCACCTGTTGACGTACCTGCCCTTTCCCGATTGCCTGCACCATTGTCAACTTTGCCGAGCCCGATCTCTATTCCCCACTCCCTTTCAAAGGTTTCAGCAACAACCAGAGGCTCGTGTATACAGCCGCCCCTGAAATCTAAAATTACAGCACCCTTTGTTGCACATCTGGGCCTTGGCATAACCACAGTTTCTCAGCAGGCAGCGTCAGTCATTCAAGTGTCTGCAGATTCATTAACCTCATCAGTACAGAACCTACCCACCTCAACAGTTACACAAACTGAAAGCGCCACAGACGTTAAGCAACGGGCATATGTACTTACCTTATCGCCACCCTCTAACACATTTCAACCAATCACACAGTTGACCACAAACCCCATTCACCAGCCAGATGCCCTATCCAATCAGACACTTGTTAAACCTACTTTGCAGAAATTCCACCTCGGGATGGCAAACCATGTAACAAATAAGCTCATCATCAGTCCCAGTGCCATTTTGAGTTCGGTGCAGTGCCAGGCTAAAGCAGCTGAACCGAATGTCTACCCTAAACAGACTGCGCTGATTCTCACCCCCAAAAGTTCTAATGGAGCTTTGCATCACCAGCCAACACCAAGTCAACCAAATAACTGA